From Syntrophus gentianae:
TTGAAAACCAGTGGACCCTCTGACGCTGTCAGATAGCTCAGCAGGACTGTGCAAAAATAATCTTTTTCGATCAGTCGGGGAAGAAATCGCGTCTGACTCGCAGTGAAGGTGATTGCCTCTCGAAATAGATCGGGATCTTCATGCGTATGAATGAATTCCAAAATCTCAGTTCTCCTCGTTGCCTACAACCCCCCAACGGCGGCTGATTGGTCCCCGTTTCGGCTTGCGTGGGTTCCAGGGAATCAGACCTGAGGAGGGTTCCAGGGCCTCTTCGAGTGGTCTCCAAAGATCCGGTTCCACCTCTTGCCTTTCCAGCAGTAAACCGATCCGCCGGATGGTTCCTTTGTCGCCATAGTGTAAAGTGACTTTCACCAGCTCAGATGCGGAGATTCGAGATGCGGCGAGATCACTGCAAATCCATTCATAGGCCCGGGGGAGGCTGTTGAACCGTGACCAATCATAAACCGCATCCACGAGCGACCGCACACGCGAACAATAAAAGGCCGTCTGGCCTTCTGCCGTCTGTGCCGCCTCTGTATCACCCAGCCGATTGTCGGCCACCTTGATCAAGGTCAAGGCGACAACGCCGATGGACCGTTCTCCCGAAATCCGATTGTTGTAAGCATAGACCCGCGTTGGGATCTGTTCGTCAAAGCCGTACCGGTTGAAGGCATTAGGTCCGCAAATCTGGTAACGCCCCTGTCGGTCTTCCATCAGGGTGTTCAGTGCCAGGACTTCATCTGGAGACCAGGAGCCGCCCAATGGGAGCTGGGGCGGGACAAGATAAAGGCCAGGACGAACACGGGCAATCAGGCCGCCTCTGGCCATCCGGCGGAATAGTTCCCGCTCCTGCTCACGGCTCAATTGGAGGGGACCGGTCAATTCTCCTGTCCTGACGGTCCGTTGCTTGCGCATCTGCAGATAGGCAAGCAACTGTATCTCCTGCTTTCCAAGGGTGGTTTTCATGTGTGCATTGTATTTCTTATTTATGGTTTGTCAAGCCATCTATGAAAAATAGAATGCAATATTACGTGCACAATAATTTGCTATGACAAGGTAATCCGGTAGTTTTGCAGGAACGCCATGGCGGCCTCTTCGCTCTCGTCAATTGCGATTTCGACGGCGCGTTTCGCTGTATCAAGGAGTTCTTTTGCTTGCCTTTTCGTAGTCAAGGCATCATCAATGTTCATTATGTTACTGTGCGTGCCCATGATCCACTGCCAACTCTTGGGTGGGGGGGCGTACAGACAGGACTCATTTTATTCGACCCTCGACCGGTTAACCTATCATCTTTTTTTCAAGGTCAATGATGTTTTCTCTTTTTTGTTACTCATTCTTTTTTCTTGCTCCGTCTTGAGACAGGAAACAGGAGAAGAATTCATACTTTCCACCTTGACACTTTCGCCTGTGTCCTTTAATCTGATTCCATTGTCACTTCCATCCTTTTGATTCGTTTCCCGTTCAGAAGATCTTCTTTCGGACTATTACCGGATACTATGGGGTATGCGGGGTAGATTATGGAATCCTTGCAGGAAAAAAGCGTGGCTTTTGAAGAGGCGTGCCGGAGGGCCGGACTCAAGGTAACCCGCCAGCGGCTGGAAATCTATTGCGAACTCCTGTCATCGACCGACCATCCCACGGCGGAGGCGTTACACCGGCGCCTGCGCCTGAAACTGCCCAATATTTCCCTGGACACGGTGTATCGAACCCTCGCCAGCTTTGCAAACCACGGATTGATCAACCGGGTCGAGACCGCGGAAAGCCTGGCCCGGTTCGAGGCAACTTTCACTCGACATCACCATCTCATCTGCCGCTGTTGTGGAGAGATCACCGATTTTACGTGGCCTCTCCTCGACGATATTTCCCTTCCTCATGATCTTGGCAACTGGGGGGAAATCGATTCTAAAAACCTTGTGATCTACGGTATCTGCAATAATTGCCTCAGCAAAACTCCTGGTGAAAAATATTTTAAATAAAGGTTGACTTTCGTATCCTAAGTAGGATAAATTCCTATTTAATGATATTTGCGGCCATTGTGGACTTTACAACCAACCTTTTCCGGATTTCTGCCGGGACAAAACCATTTCAAGGGAGGAAAGAGCAATGACTACAGAAAAGAAATTAACGACCCGGGCCGGCGCCCCCGTTGTCGACAACAACAACATCCTTACTGCCGGGCCGCGTGGGCCACAGCTCCTTCAAGATGTCTGGTTTCTGGAAAAACTGGCCCACTTCGATCGGGAGGTGATTCCCGAACGGCGGATGCACGCCAAGGGATCCGGCGCCTATGGAACCTTCACCGTCACCCACGACATCACGCAGTATACTCGGGCGA
This genomic window contains:
- a CDS encoding type IV toxin-antitoxin system AbiEi family antitoxin domain-containing protein — protein: MKTTLGKQEIQLLAYLQMRKQRTVRTGELTGPLQLSREQERELFRRMARGGLIARVRPGLYLVPPQLPLGGSWSPDEVLALNTLMEDRQGRYQICGPNAFNRYGFDEQIPTRVYAYNNRISGERSIGVVALTLIKVADNRLGDTEAAQTAEGQTAFYCSRVRSLVDAVYDWSRFNSLPRAYEWICSDLAASRISASELVKVTLHYGDKGTIRRIGLLLERQEVEPDLWRPLEEALEPSSGLIPWNPRKPKRGPISRRWGVVGNEEN
- a CDS encoding Fur family transcriptional regulator, which translates into the protein MESLQEKSVAFEEACRRAGLKVTRQRLEIYCELLSSTDHPTAEALHRRLRLKLPNISLDTVYRTLASFANHGLINRVETAESLARFEATFTRHHHLICRCCGEITDFTWPLLDDISLPHDLGNWGEIDSKNLVIYGICNNCLSKTPGEKYFK